One genomic region from Leptospira montravelensis encodes:
- a CDS encoding SDR family NAD(P)-dependent oxidoreductase, with the protein MTKDTINQKKKIALITGGGGAIAEAIALRLEKEGYQLLLSDISLGKMSQVKEKLKGDPRLFVCDQTNPEEIQNLIHSIQKDYPEISVLINNAGYTKEGPFINQSISDIQRQIWINLISPIHITHGILPLMLKRNEGAIVSIVSIGGIIALADSSLYSAGKFGLRGFLTALFEELKHTKIKVSGIYPAAVDTPMLLHEALNGGTALNWVNPVQSPDAVARAVIKGIKKGTLEIYVPYSDGLISRLVAVFPWLMGKLSPALLWIGKRNQQKWLKGKGITNTNTIH; encoded by the coding sequence ATGACAAAAGATACGATAAATCAAAAGAAAAAAATTGCTTTGATTACCGGCGGTGGAGGTGCCATTGCGGAAGCGATAGCCCTTCGACTCGAAAAAGAAGGATACCAATTACTTCTTTCCGACATCAGTTTAGGAAAAATGTCTCAGGTAAAAGAAAAACTAAAGGGGGATCCTCGGTTGTTTGTCTGTGACCAAACAAACCCAGAGGAAATTCAAAATCTAATTCACTCCATTCAGAAGGATTATCCAGAAATCAGTGTTTTAATCAACAATGCTGGATATACCAAAGAAGGTCCTTTTATTAACCAATCCATCAGTGACATTCAAAGACAAATATGGATTAATTTAATCAGTCCCATTCATATTACACATGGAATCCTTCCACTGATGTTAAAACGAAATGAAGGTGCTATCGTATCCATTGTTTCGATTGGAGGAATCATTGCCTTAGCAGATTCTTCACTTTACTCCGCGGGAAAATTTGGACTGCGCGGATTTTTAACCGCACTTTTCGAAGAGCTAAAACATACGAAAATTAAAGTATCTGGGATTTATCCGGCAGCCGTTGATACACCCATGCTTTTACATGAAGCATTAAATGGAGGAACAGCACTCAATTGGGTGAACCCAGTACAATCTCCAGACGCAGTGGCACGTGCGGTTATAAAGGGAATCAAAAAAGGGACATTGGAAATCTATGTTCCTTACTCGGATGGGCTTATCTCTAGGTTGGTCGCTGTTTTTCCTTGGCTTATGGGAAAACTGTCACCTGCCCTCTTATGGATCGGCAAACGGAACCAACAAAAATGGTTAAAAGGAAAAGGAATCACGAATACAAATACAATTCATTAA
- a CDS encoding TetR/AcrR family transcriptional regulator, with amino-acid sequence MSLEFKIPVQTRSRDRVELILKTARELIGEKGIDAVSMREIAQTAGIQIGSLYQYFPGKSVLLLTIMNQYYDLLYDETKRILDPVRTTAELEVAAEIAFKKFITIFQKDPALANLWAGARAIPELVSEDNRDTYRNAELIVKTTLRCLPILKESEVRPFALYFSHTIGMVIRFVREIEVDHGKAVMKESLEILKLRLREFEKLAKQKSKQKKKGN; translated from the coding sequence ATGAGTCTTGAGTTCAAAATCCCTGTCCAAACGAGAAGTCGCGACCGTGTCGAACTCATTTTAAAAACTGCTAGGGAATTGATTGGTGAAAAAGGAATCGATGCTGTGAGTATGCGTGAGATTGCGCAAACAGCAGGAATTCAAATTGGCTCCTTATACCAATACTTCCCTGGAAAAAGTGTATTATTGTTAACTATCATGAATCAATATTACGATTTATTGTATGATGAAACAAAAAGAATTTTAGATCCAGTGCGGACCACTGCTGAATTAGAAGTTGCCGCTGAAATTGCTTTCAAAAAATTTATAACAATATTTCAAAAAGACCCGGCCCTTGCCAATCTTTGGGCAGGTGCTAGGGCCATTCCCGAATTAGTATCCGAGGACAATCGTGATACATATAGAAATGCGGAATTAATAGTCAAAACTACCTTACGTTGCCTACCTATCTTAAAAGAATCAGAAGTCAGACCTTTTGCCTTATATTTCAGTCACACCATAGGTATGGTCATCAGGTTTGTTCGAGAAATTGAAGTGGATCATGGTAAAGCAGTTATGAAAGAAAGTTTAGAGATTCTAAAATTAAGGCTAAGGGAGTTTGAAAAATTAGCAAAACAAAAATCCAAACAAAAGAAGAAGGGCAATTGA
- a CDS encoding flavin-containing monooxygenase has protein sequence MDLVKNNQSGSIGIIDKSDTICIVGAGPAGLTMARSLLAKGIPFQVFEKHNDVGGIWDISNPGSPMYESAHFISSKYLSSYFDFPMPENYPDYPSNRQILKYHRDFAKTFNLYPSIQFNTSIKEIKEKDGCWIIETSSNEKYLFGGIVCASGITWSPNQPKLEGENNFTGKILHSVNYKSPTLFHGKRVLIVGAGNSGCDIACDAGANADQAFISVRRGYHFIPKHILGQPADVFGDGAHWIPNWVSQLVFGKLLKFLVGDLTKLGLPAPDHKIFETHPIINDQLIHNLRHGDVIAKPDIEKLEGDSVVFKDGSKEKIDLIILATGYNWSIPYMDKRYFEWKNGRPDLYLTLFNRNFENLYALGYMETDGGAYKMFDEMANLIASYIEAKRKNHPSYLRFANLIKTDRPLLNGKIQYLNTGRHSVYVNQVAYKNYRSKIQKKMGWLELKPGQFNFLKSGIVPSASHNQTTSTGISQ, from the coding sequence ATGGATCTCGTAAAAAACAACCAATCTGGTTCTATAGGAATCATCGATAAATCAGATACAATTTGTATCGTGGGTGCAGGACCGGCAGGCCTAACAATGGCGAGGTCCCTACTAGCAAAAGGGATTCCTTTTCAAGTTTTTGAAAAACATAACGATGTAGGAGGAATTTGGGATATCAGTAATCCAGGTTCTCCTATGTATGAAAGCGCCCACTTCATTTCTTCAAAATATTTATCTAGTTATTTTGATTTCCCGATGCCTGAAAATTATCCAGACTATCCATCCAATCGACAAATTTTAAAATACCACAGAGATTTTGCTAAAACATTCAATCTTTACCCATCGATTCAATTTAACACTTCGATAAAAGAAATCAAAGAAAAAGATGGATGTTGGATTATTGAAACAAGTTCCAACGAAAAGTATTTGTTTGGCGGAATTGTTTGTGCCAGCGGAATCACCTGGTCACCGAACCAACCAAAATTGGAAGGTGAAAATAATTTTACGGGAAAAATATTACACAGTGTAAATTATAAATCGCCTACTCTTTTTCATGGAAAACGAGTGCTCATTGTAGGCGCAGGTAACTCAGGTTGTGATATAGCATGTGACGCAGGAGCCAATGCCGACCAAGCATTTATCAGCGTTAGACGGGGATATCATTTTATACCAAAACATATTTTGGGACAACCGGCAGATGTTTTTGGAGATGGTGCTCATTGGATTCCCAATTGGGTCTCACAGTTGGTATTCGGTAAGTTATTAAAATTTCTTGTCGGTGACCTAACAAAACTGGGATTACCAGCACCAGATCATAAAATATTCGAAACACATCCCATCATCAACGACCAGTTAATCCATAATTTAAGACACGGTGATGTCATTGCAAAACCGGATATCGAAAAACTTGAGGGAGATTCAGTTGTTTTTAAAGACGGATCTAAGGAAAAAATAGACCTCATCATTCTCGCAACTGGATATAACTGGTCCATTCCTTATATGGATAAGAGATACTTCGAATGGAAAAATGGAAGACCTGACCTCTATTTAACTTTGTTTAATCGAAATTTCGAAAATTTGTATGCTCTTGGTTATATGGAAACCGATGGCGGAGCTTACAAGATGTTTGATGAAATGGCAAATTTAATTGCATCCTATATTGAAGCAAAAAGGAAGAATCATCCATCGTATCTTCGTTTTGCCAATTTAATCAAAACTGATAGGCCTTTATTAAATGGTAAAATTCAATACTTAAATACGGGACGCCATTCCGTGTATGTGAATCAAGTAGCTTATAAAAACTACAGATCCAAAATACAAAAGAAAATGGGTTGGTTAGAGCTAAAACCTGGACAATTTAACTTTCTAAAATCAGGAATTGTTCCTTCTGCGTCCCACAATCAAACTACATCCACCGGAATTTCCCAATGA
- a CDS encoding CDP-alcohol phosphatidyltransferase family protein — translation MQIEEKKAKDLFQDRIFTLSNFLSVFRVLLLPFFFQSTYAYAHDPANLRAFSASIFYALAAVVSDYLDGLFARLLNQETTLGRYLDPVCDKLVTLGGLFVVTIHFDFPSWILMTYFVREILGVWLGGYLYLKRGLQGRPNWWGKFGVGIVAVSVIWYMSLPYFLQFGAPYDFLLHPVISAYVLLFVLTAGVVAYVVRYWNIVFHPEAIELDPENKKQAKKYQKI, via the coding sequence ATGCAAATCGAAGAAAAAAAAGCCAAAGATCTTTTCCAGGATCGTATCTTTACTCTATCCAATTTTTTATCAGTGTTTCGGGTGTTGTTACTCCCCTTTTTTTTCCAAAGTACATATGCATATGCACATGATCCGGCGAACTTACGTGCCTTTTCTGCCTCCATTTTTTATGCCCTTGCTGCCGTTGTGAGCGATTACCTAGATGGACTCTTTGCTCGTCTCCTAAACCAAGAAACCACGCTGGGTAGATACTTAGATCCTGTTTGCGATAAACTTGTTACTCTAGGTGGTCTCTTTGTTGTTACCATCCATTTTGATTTTCCTAGTTGGATTCTAATGACTTATTTTGTCAGAGAGATCCTCGGAGTTTGGCTTGGTGGGTATTTGTATTTAAAAAGAGGATTACAAGGACGACCTAACTGGTGGGGAAAATTTGGTGTGGGGATTGTGGCCGTATCAGTGATTTGGTATATGTCTTTACCTTACTTTTTACAGTTTGGTGCACCTTATGATTTTTTACTCCATCCAGTGATCTCGGCTTATGTTCTACTTTTTGTACTCACTGCTGGTGTAGTCGCTTATGTGGTTCGGTATTGGAATATTGTGTTTCATCCTGAAGCCATTGAATTAGATCCAGAAAACAAAAAACAAGCAAAGAAGTATCAAAAAATCTAA
- a CDS encoding pyruvate dehydrogenase complex E1 component subunit beta, protein MAILTYREALNRAMVEEMEKDLSIYLMGEEVGHYQGAYKVSQGMLDKFGEERVIDTPISENGFAGIGVGSAMVGLRPIIEFMTWNFSLVAIDQIINSAAKMNYMSGGQFPMPIVFRGAGGAGGRLGAQHSQAFESWYAHCPGLKVVCPATPKDAYGLLKSSIRDNNPTIFIESEVLYGSKGEVPEQEFTIPLGLGEIKRKGTDITLVTWSRALGFAEEAAGILEKEGISVEIVDLRSLRPLDENLIYESVKKTNRAVVVEEGWPVAGFGAQIAYLIQKNAFSYLDHPVERVTQMDVPMSYAANLERLSLPNATRVADTIREMLQ, encoded by the coding sequence ATGGCCATTCTAACTTACAGAGAAGCATTAAACCGAGCCATGGTGGAAGAAATGGAAAAAGATCTATCCATCTATTTAATGGGAGAAGAAGTGGGACATTACCAAGGTGCTTATAAAGTATCCCAAGGAATGCTTGATAAATTTGGAGAAGAAAGAGTGATCGACACTCCCATTTCTGAAAATGGATTTGCTGGGATTGGAGTGGGTTCTGCGATGGTGGGTCTACGTCCCATCATTGAATTTATGACTTGGAACTTTTCCCTTGTGGCTATTGACCAAATCATCAACTCAGCCGCAAAAATGAATTATATGAGTGGGGGCCAGTTCCCCATGCCGATTGTCTTTCGCGGTGCCGGTGGTGCGGGAGGAAGACTTGGTGCCCAACACTCCCAAGCCTTCGAATCATGGTATGCCCATTGTCCAGGCCTCAAAGTGGTTTGTCCTGCCACACCAAAAGATGCGTATGGCCTACTCAAATCTTCCATTAGAGATAATAATCCAACGATCTTTATCGAATCAGAAGTGTTATACGGATCCAAAGGGGAAGTCCCCGAACAGGAATTCACCATTCCCTTAGGTCTTGGTGAAATCAAAAGAAAAGGCACTGACATTACATTAGTGACTTGGTCAAGGGCCCTTGGGTTTGCCGAAGAAGCCGCAGGCATTCTCGAAAAAGAAGGAATCTCTGTGGAAATTGTGGATCTCCGCAGTTTACGCCCGTTAGATGAAAACCTCATTTACGAATCGGTAAAAAAAACAAACAGGGCTGTGGTTGTGGAAGAAGGATGGCCTGTGGCTGGATTTGGTGCTCAAATTGCTTACCTCATCCAAAAAAATGCCTTCTCTTATTTGGACCATCCGGTGGAACGAGTCACACAAATGGATGTTCCTATGTCTTACGCTGCCAACTTAGAAAGATTGAGTTTGCCAAACGCAACAAGAGTTGCCGATACCATCCGCGAGATGTTACAGTAG
- the rpsU gene encoding 30S ribosomal protein S21: MTPQVGIYLKEGESIEAALRRFKRDCANAGIMSEIKRREYFEKPSVVKKKAVEAAKRKRDKKKRLFAKKDKL, from the coding sequence ATGACCCCACAAGTAGGGATTTATTTAAAAGAAGGGGAATCCATTGAAGCGGCGCTTCGTAGATTCAAAAGAGATTGTGCGAATGCTGGCATTATGAGCGAAATCAAACGTAGAGAATACTTTGAAAAGCCTAGCGTTGTGAAAAAGAAAGCTGTGGAAGCAGCCAAACGCAAACGAGACAAAAAGAAAAGACTATTCGCTAAAAAAGATAAACTTTAA
- the pdhA gene encoding pyruvate dehydrogenase (acetyl-transferring) E1 component subunit alpha, giving the protein MVFSIPKDSQSVSELKEFYRQMVLIRKFEEAAAKAYSVGKIGGFLHLYIGQEAVGVGSIAALTPKDYIVSTYRDHGHALARGLNPKPLMAELFGKGTGISKGNGGSMHFFDRNAHFMGGHGIVGGHISLAAGIAFASKYKKEDSVTICFFGEGAANIGSFHEGLNLAAIWKLPVVFICENNHYAMGTPEYRALAVKDVSVRAYAYDMARDHIEGDEVRKVKDHVQVAVERARRGEGPTLIEVSTYRFRGHSMSDPAKYRTKEELEAYKKKDPLMRARHELELGGIKTEELDKMDLEIQSQIDEAYQYAETSPEPPLSQLHKYVYAEDK; this is encoded by the coding sequence TTGGTTTTTTCTATCCCAAAAGACTCACAATCAGTGAGCGAGTTGAAAGAGTTCTACAGACAAATGGTACTTATACGAAAGTTTGAGGAAGCTGCAGCCAAGGCCTATAGTGTAGGAAAGATTGGCGGGTTTTTACATTTGTATATCGGTCAAGAGGCAGTGGGTGTTGGTTCCATTGCTGCCCTCACACCGAAAGACTACATAGTTTCCACCTATAGAGACCACGGCCATGCTTTGGCAAGAGGCTTAAATCCAAAGCCACTTATGGCAGAGTTATTTGGCAAAGGCACTGGAATTTCAAAAGGTAACGGCGGTTCGATGCACTTTTTTGACCGTAACGCACACTTTATGGGTGGTCACGGAATTGTAGGAGGTCATATCTCTCTTGCGGCAGGCATTGCTTTTGCATCTAAATATAAAAAAGAAGATTCTGTCACGATTTGTTTTTTTGGAGAAGGTGCTGCCAATATCGGTTCCTTTCATGAGGGTTTAAACCTTGCTGCCATTTGGAAACTTCCAGTAGTATTTATCTGCGAGAACAACCATTATGCGATGGGAACTCCCGAATACCGAGCTCTAGCTGTCAAAGATGTTTCTGTGAGAGCTTATGCTTATGATATGGCTCGTGACCATATCGAAGGAGATGAAGTCAGAAAAGTAAAAGACCATGTTCAAGTAGCGGTAGAACGAGCACGCCGCGGAGAAGGCCCTACTCTCATCGAAGTTTCTACTTACCGGTTTCGTGGCCATTCCATGTCCGATCCTGCCAAGTATAGAACCAAAGAAGAATTAGAAGCTTATAAAAAGAAAGACCCACTCATGCGTGCGAGACATGAACTAGAGTTAGGTGGAATAAAAACAGAGGAATTAGACAAAATGGATTTGGAAATCCAATCCCAAATCGATGAAGCTTATCAATATGCAGAAACCTCACCAGAACCACCACTTTCTCAATTACACAAGTATGTGTATGCGGAGGATAAATAA
- the fbp gene encoding class 1 fructose-bisphosphatase encodes MNATPKQKKLISLSQFILEEQLKIPHASGEFTALLSHLVYAAKIVGREVRKAGLLDDILGATDDTNVQGETQMKLDQYADNAFNQSLKICGHLCVLASEEHEHIIPIPGGYNIGKYTMAIDPLDGSSNIDTNVSIGTIFSIHQRLEPNSKEPGTEKDLLQKGHLQRCAGYIIYGSSTMLVLSTGTGVSGFTLDPSVGEFLLSHPNMQMPESGDIYSANEGNASYWSPEVQTYLQKIKSIDGGKKPKTARYIGSLVADFHRNLLKGGIFLYPNDTKSSKYPNGKLRLLYEAAPMAFIAEQAGGIAVTVKGERILDLSPKELHERTTLIIGSKKEVEEFLTFVPKL; translated from the coding sequence GTGAACGCAACACCGAAACAAAAAAAACTTATCTCTCTATCGCAATTCATTCTAGAAGAGCAACTCAAAATCCCTCATGCTTCTGGAGAATTTACAGCCCTACTCAGCCACCTCGTATATGCTGCCAAAATTGTAGGTCGCGAGGTCAGAAAAGCCGGACTTTTGGATGATATCCTTGGTGCCACGGACGATACCAATGTCCAAGGCGAAACCCAAATGAAACTGGACCAGTATGCAGACAATGCCTTCAACCAGTCCCTAAAAATTTGTGGCCACCTTTGTGTCCTTGCCAGTGAAGAACACGAACACATCATTCCCATTCCCGGTGGTTACAATATCGGAAAGTACACGATGGCCATCGATCCTCTAGACGGATCATCAAACATAGATACCAATGTATCGATTGGTACCATTTTTTCTATCCACCAAAGACTAGAACCCAATTCCAAAGAACCAGGAACCGAAAAAGATTTATTACAAAAAGGCCATTTACAACGTTGTGCTGGTTATATCATCTATGGATCTTCCACAATGCTTGTGCTTTCTACAGGAACAGGTGTATCGGGATTTACCCTAGACCCGAGTGTGGGTGAATTTTTACTTTCTCATCCCAATATGCAAATGCCTGAGTCAGGGGATATTTATTCCGCCAATGAAGGAAATGCATCCTACTGGTCACCAGAAGTGCAAACTTACCTGCAAAAAATCAAATCGATTGACGGTGGAAAAAAACCAAAAACAGCACGTTATATTGGATCACTGGTGGCCGATTTCCATAGGAACCTTCTCAAAGGAGGAATTTTCCTTTATCCAAACGATACGAAATCTTCTAAATACCCTAACGGAAAACTACGTTTATTGTATGAAGCGGCACCAATGGCCTTTATTGCAGAACAAGCAGGTGGAATAGCAGTTACTGTGAAAGGAGAAAGAATACTTGATCTGAGTCCGAAAGAACTCCATGAAAGAACAACGCTCATTATTGGAAGCAAAAAGGAAGTAGAAGAATTTCTTACATTTGTTCCTAAGTTATAA
- the fliG gene encoding flagellar motor switch protein FliG has product MKPENSTSATPGVRKAALLLLSLGKERAADVLKHLDDSMLEAVILEMSKIRSISKEEREVILKEFHNTIEDLNETTSGGLSTAKSLLEHTVGAEKANVILKKIHKEETKNDFEFLNQVEPGVLQGMLGTESPQIIAVTLSHLDPKKAADVLKLFPKPEQAKIAVRLATTSKTHPDVIQNIARILKKRYEERDKQEYSEAGGAHVLANILNFMEKGAEETILSELEESSPDVADQVREKLYTFEDILSLDNKEMRILINRLADDTSISLAIRGAGDEIRKKFLNNMSQNRSEDILDALDMKPRVTLREINEARSKIVQVARVLEEENQILFKKEKEEYIE; this is encoded by the coding sequence ATGAAGCCTGAGAATAGTACATCCGCCACTCCTGGCGTAAGGAAAGCCGCCCTACTCCTTTTATCCCTTGGCAAAGAAAGAGCTGCCGATGTTCTAAAACACCTAGACGACTCCATGCTCGAAGCTGTGATTTTGGAAATGTCCAAAATCCGCTCCATCTCGAAAGAAGAACGAGAAGTCATTTTAAAAGAATTTCATAATACCATTGAAGATTTAAACGAAACCACATCTGGTGGGCTCTCCACAGCCAAGTCCCTTTTGGAACATACAGTAGGCGCAGAAAAAGCCAATGTGATCCTAAAAAAAATCCATAAAGAAGAAACTAAAAACGATTTTGAATTTTTAAACCAAGTCGAACCGGGAGTTTTACAGGGAATGCTTGGAACCGAATCCCCACAAATCATTGCAGTGACCTTATCGCATTTGGATCCCAAAAAGGCTGCTGATGTTTTGAAACTTTTCCCGAAACCAGAACAAGCCAAAATTGCCGTAAGACTCGCCACCACATCCAAAACCCATCCCGATGTGATCCAAAACATTGCTCGCATTCTCAAAAAACGATACGAAGAAAGGGACAAACAGGAATACTCCGAAGCAGGCGGTGCTCACGTCCTTGCGAACATTTTGAACTTTATGGAAAAAGGGGCCGAAGAAACGATTCTTTCGGAACTAGAAGAATCTTCTCCCGATGTAGCCGACCAAGTACGTGAAAAACTCTATACCTTTGAAGATATCCTTTCTTTGGATAACAAAGAAATGCGAATCCTCATCAATCGTTTGGCTGATGACACTTCCATCTCCCTTGCTATCCGTGGTGCGGGGGATGAAATCAGGAAAAAATTCTTAAACAATATGAGTCAAAATAGATCGGAAGATATTTTAGATGCTTTGGATATGAAACCGCGAGTCACCTTACGAGAGATAAACGAAGCTAGAAGTAAAATTGTTCAAGTTGCGCGAGTTTTAGAGGAAGAAAATCAGATTCTATTTAAGAAAGAAAAAGAAGAATATATTGAGTGA
- a CDS encoding ankyrin repeat domain-containing protein, whose product MKKLIPLFLLWASVSCASLPYTIEDRKFDKAKQMIEEGADVNQTSDCFHALTIAAMEGDESLVKLLLDKGAKVDNRSKECDYTDRIGPFRMKFRWGARTALDRVANAKIAKLLLAKGANPNIAGYREYTFGPDYDTALWNAVRNADFELVKVLVEAGANPNVYNKSGKNSIWEMAEARKSQGKPEFLSYLQSKGMKKLEITDAKAKTTDGKILTKYKHIATGAVTEMPADIAKGVYENPKNYSALTINAADGAYYHYAEFVWTETGQNLYEWYLLRHKKAGTLK is encoded by the coding sequence ATGAAAAAACTCATTCCTCTATTTCTTTTATGGGCCTCGGTCTCTTGTGCGAGTTTGCCCTACACAATCGAAGATCGTAAATTCGACAAAGCCAAACAAATGATCGAAGAAGGTGCAGATGTAAACCAAACTTCCGATTGTTTTCATGCACTTACGATAGCAGCAATGGAAGGAGATGAAAGTCTCGTGAAGCTTTTGTTAGATAAAGGTGCAAAAGTCGATAATCGTTCCAAAGAATGTGATTATACCGACCGAATTGGACCGTTCCGTATGAAATTTCGTTGGGGTGCAAGGACAGCCCTTGACAGAGTGGCCAACGCTAAAATTGCAAAATTACTTTTGGCAAAAGGTGCCAATCCAAACATTGCAGGATATCGTGAATATACTTTTGGCCCAGATTACGACACTGCTTTATGGAATGCGGTACGTAACGCTGATTTTGAGCTAGTAAAGGTATTGGTGGAAGCTGGAGCTAACCCAAATGTATATAACAAGTCTGGCAAAAATAGCATTTGGGAAATGGCAGAAGCTAGAAAATCCCAAGGGAAACCAGAATTCCTTTCTTACCTACAATCCAAAGGAATGAAAAAACTTGAAATTACAGATGCCAAAGCCAAAACAACGGATGGCAAAATCCTTACTAAATACAAACACATTGCCACTGGTGCTGTCACGGAAATGCCGGCTGACATTGCAAAAGGTGTGTATGAAAATCCTAAAAATTATTCAGCACTAACAATAAACGCAGCCGATGGAGCTTACTACCATTATGCGGAATTTGTTTGGACAGAAACGGGACAAAACCTATACGAATGGTATCTGCTTCGTCATAAGAAAGCAGGAACTTTGAAATAA
- a CDS encoding GatB/YqeY domain-containing protein, with product MNLQETINTDLKTALKAKDETVLGTLRLLKAEIQYELTKTGASELTDTAVMQILKSNFKRRKDTAVEYDKANRPDLSSKEIQEAEVISRYIPKEVSEEEISIAVNEAIVELNVSGAQDMGKVMGKVMAKFKGQNIDGSKVSSLVKQALSAR from the coding sequence ATGAACCTGCAAGAGACGATCAATACCGATCTAAAGACGGCGTTAAAGGCCAAGGATGAAACCGTCCTAGGTACTTTGCGTCTCTTGAAAGCGGAAATTCAATATGAATTAACCAAAACTGGTGCTTCCGAATTAACGGATACTGCGGTAATGCAGATTCTTAAATCTAATTTCAAACGTAGAAAGGACACGGCTGTCGAATATGACAAAGCCAATCGTCCTGATTTATCAAGTAAAGAAATTCAGGAAGCAGAAGTCATCTCTCGTTATATTCCAAAAGAAGTCTCCGAAGAAGAAATCTCAATCGCTGTCAACGAAGCCATTGTAGAATTGAATGTGAGCGGAGCCCAGGATATGGGGAAGGTGATGGGTAAAGTAATGGCAAAATTTAAAGGACAAAATATAGACGGCTCCAAGGTATCCTCCCTCGTTAAACAAGCACTTAGCGCCCGTTAA
- a CDS encoding pyruvate dehydrogenase complex dihydrolipoamide acetyltransferase — MAKIQEMTQLSPTMEEGTIVKWLKKEGDSVSPGDIIAEVETDKAVMEMEAFESGVLLKILHTEGAKLKVGQALAVIGKPGEDVTSLLADLPNPTPNQTKVETTQAKETQTTKPSVAASTPNVSSSKETETKQTSINSVNTTVTPVAEFTEANRGGLRVLASPLAKSIAIEHGVDLHTVMGTGPDGRITKKDVLDTLSQGSGNSRSTGVAVSRSDEVVTLNGMRKTIAKRLTESKQNLPHFYLNVDVNAKAMESFRTELLEFQKHLDPELQVKVSLNDIVVKATAAALRFHPKVNASFQGDSILQFGRVDVGIAVSLDGGLLTPVIRNADKKSILEISKEVKELAKRARERKLKPEEFSGGTFTISNLGMYGISRFTAIINEPESGILAVGSVEDKPVVENGAVVAGRVLSLTLSCDHRVIDGAVGAEFLRTLKSLLEQPSLMAGVV, encoded by the coding sequence ATGGCAAAAATTCAAGAAATGACACAACTTTCCCCTACAATGGAAGAAGGAACCATTGTAAAATGGTTAAAAAAGGAAGGGGATTCGGTCTCTCCTGGAGACATCATCGCTGAAGTGGAAACAGACAAAGCAGTGATGGAAATGGAAGCCTTTGAATCGGGAGTACTTTTAAAAATCCTACATACCGAAGGGGCAAAATTAAAAGTAGGACAGGCACTCGCAGTGATTGGTAAACCTGGGGAAGATGTAACTTCTCTGCTAGCGGATCTTCCGAACCCAACACCAAACCAAACAAAGGTGGAAACAACACAAGCAAAAGAAACCCAAACGACCAAACCTTCTGTTGCGGCATCTACTCCTAATGTATCATCTTCCAAAGAAACCGAAACAAAACAAACTTCGATAAACTCGGTTAACACCACGGTTACGCCAGTTGCCGAGTTTACCGAAGCAAACCGAGGAGGATTACGAGTCCTTGCCTCTCCACTGGCCAAATCGATTGCCATTGAACACGGCGTTGATTTGCATACAGTGATGGGAACAGGTCCAGATGGTAGGATCACTAAAAAAGATGTTCTAGATACTTTAAGCCAAGGAAGTGGAAACTCTCGGTCGACTGGTGTAGCGGTTAGTCGTTCGGACGAGGTGGTCACTTTGAATGGAATGCGTAAAACCATTGCCAAACGACTTACCGAATCCAAACAAAATCTCCCCCACTTCTATTTGAATGTGGATGTTAATGCAAAGGCAATGGAATCCTTTCGCACGGAACTTTTGGAATTTCAAAAACATTTAGATCCGGAACTCCAAGTGAAAGTCAGCCTAAACGACATTGTCGTAAAAGCGACAGCAGCTGCTCTTAGATTTCATCCCAAAGTCAATGCCAGTTTCCAAGGGGATTCCATTTTGCAATTTGGACGGGTGGATGTGGGGATTGCTGTTTCTCTCGACGGTGGGCTATTAACGCCTGTTATCCGAAATGCGGATAAAAAATCCATATTAGAAATTTCAAAAGAAGTGAAGGAACTTGCCAAAAGAGCCCGCGAGAGAAAATTAAAACCGGAAGAATTCTCAGGCGGAACCTTTACCATTTCCAATTTAGGAATGTATGGAATCAGCCGGTTCACTGCGATTATCAATGAACCAGAAAGTGGAATCCTGGCAGTTGGTTCTGTGGAAGACAAACCAGTTGTGGAAAACGGAGCCGTGGTAGCTGGCCGGGTTTTATCACTTACCCTTTCCTGCGACCACCGAGTGATCGATGGTGCCGTCGGGGCCGAATTCTTAAGAACCTTAAAGAGTTTACTCGAACAACCAAGCCTTATGGCAGGTGTAGTCTAA